In Burkholderiales bacterium, the following proteins share a genomic window:
- the murG gene encoding undecaprenyldiphospho-muramoylpentapeptide beta-N-acetylglucosaminyltransferase: protein MNRTLMIMAGGTGGHIFPALSVAEHAQAAGWKVVWLGSKAGMEARLVPPQGYEMAWIRFSGVRRSGLVPMVMLPLNLLVAFFQSARAIFAHRPDVVLGMGGYVAFPGGMMASFFKRPLVIHEQNSIAGLTNRVLAGVADKVLAGFPGAFGKRKAEWTGNPVRADIAAIAAPAARYAGRTGPLRVLVLGGSQGAKALNDTVPAALSLLSEGEMPEVIHQAGAAHLEAVRAAYAKVGVPATIIPFIDDMAATYAAVDLMICRAGASTIAELAAAGVPAILVPFPYAVDDHQTHNARFLAERGGAVLVPQGELTPERLAGLLRSFNREKLVAMASAARAAGKPDATRDVAEACMRLAA, encoded by the coding sequence ATGAACCGCACCCTCATGATCATGGCGGGCGGCACCGGCGGCCACATCTTCCCCGCGCTCTCGGTCGCGGAGCACGCACAGGCCGCGGGCTGGAAAGTGGTGTGGCTCGGGTCCAAGGCCGGCATGGAAGCGCGCCTCGTCCCTCCACAAGGCTATGAGATGGCGTGGATCCGCTTCTCGGGCGTGCGCCGCAGCGGCCTCGTGCCGATGGTCATGCTGCCGCTCAACCTCCTCGTCGCTTTCTTCCAGAGCGCGCGGGCGATCTTCGCGCACCGTCCCGACGTCGTGCTCGGCATGGGCGGTTACGTCGCTTTTCCGGGCGGGATGATGGCGAGCTTCTTCAAGCGGCCGCTCGTCATCCACGAGCAGAACTCGATCGCGGGGCTGACGAACCGCGTGCTCGCCGGCGTTGCCGACAAGGTCCTCGCGGGCTTCCCGGGCGCGTTCGGCAAGCGCAAGGCGGAGTGGACCGGCAACCCGGTGCGCGCCGACATCGCGGCGATCGCGGCGCCGGCCGCGCGCTACGCCGGCCGCACCGGACCGCTCCGCGTGCTGGTGCTCGGCGGCAGCCAGGGCGCGAAAGCGTTGAACGACACGGTGCCGGCGGCGTTGTCCCTGCTGTCGGAAGGCGAGATGCCGGAAGTGATCCACCAGGCCGGCGCGGCGCATCTCGAAGCGGTCCGCGCGGCTTACGCGAAAGTCGGCGTCCCGGCGACGATCATCCCGTTCATCGACGACATGGCGGCGACGTACGCGGCGGTCGATCTCATGATCTGCCGGGCGGGCGCCTCGACGATCGCCGAGCTCGCCGCGGCGGGCGTGCCGGCGATCCTCGTCCCTTTTCCGTATGCGGTCGACGACCACCAGACGCACAACGCGCGCTTCCTCGCCGAGCGCGGCGGCGCGGTGCTCGTCCCGCAGGGCGAGCTCACGCCCGAGCGTCTCGCCGGGCTGCTGCGCTCGTTCAACCGCGAGA
- the ftsW gene encoding putative lipid II flippase FtsW, with product MSEAKSMYYRETKKRAAQPEYDRALVWCTILLLALGLVMVYSASIAIAEGGRSTGHNPTYYLVRHAFFVAISLVLAVAAFQVPLRLWQQVAPMLFVAGLVLLILVLIPGIGREVNGSRRWISLGIANLQPSEIVKVFVVLYAADYTVRKAAFMHSLKRGFLPMFVVMLLTGGLLLREPDFGAFAVICVIAMGVLFLGGMNWKLFAGLFVLLVIGFLLLIWSSPYRMQRIVGFMDPWADPYGKGYQLSHALIAFGRGEWLGVGLGGSVEKLFYLPEAHTDFLLAVIAEELGFAGVAVIALLFGWIVMRAFAIGRRASMLERYFSSLVAQAIGLWIGVQVIINMGVNMGILPTKGLTLPLLSFGGSALAATCVALAILLRVDWENRQLARGLTV from the coding sequence GTGAGCGAAGCGAAGTCGATGTACTACCGCGAGACCAAGAAGCGCGCCGCGCAGCCGGAATACGATCGCGCGCTCGTGTGGTGCACCATCCTGCTCCTCGCGCTCGGCCTGGTGATGGTGTATTCGGCGTCGATCGCGATCGCCGAAGGCGGCCGCTCGACCGGCCACAACCCGACGTACTACCTCGTGCGGCACGCGTTCTTCGTCGCGATCAGCCTCGTGCTCGCGGTGGCGGCGTTCCAGGTGCCGCTGCGGCTGTGGCAGCAGGTCGCGCCGATGCTCTTCGTCGCCGGGCTCGTGCTGCTGATACTGGTGCTGATCCCGGGCATCGGCCGCGAGGTGAACGGCAGCCGGCGCTGGATCTCGCTGGGGATCGCGAACCTCCAGCCTTCGGAGATCGTGAAAGTCTTCGTCGTCCTGTACGCGGCCGATTACACGGTGCGCAAAGCCGCGTTCATGCATTCGCTCAAGCGCGGCTTCCTCCCGATGTTCGTGGTCATGCTGCTCACCGGCGGGCTGCTCTTGCGCGAGCCCGATTTCGGCGCTTTCGCGGTGATCTGCGTCATCGCGATGGGCGTGCTCTTCCTCGGCGGCATGAACTGGAAGCTCTTCGCCGGGTTGTTCGTGCTGCTGGTGATCGGCTTCCTGCTGCTCATCTGGAGCTCGCCCTATCGCATGCAGCGCATCGTCGGCTTCATGGATCCGTGGGCCGACCCGTACGGCAAGGGCTACCAGCTCTCGCACGCGCTCATCGCGTTCGGACGCGGCGAATGGCTCGGGGTCGGCCTCGGCGGCAGCGTCGAGAAGCTGTTCTACCTGCCCGAAGCCCACACCGACTTCCTGCTCGCGGTGATCGCCGAAGAGCTGGGCTTCGCCGGTGTCGCGGTGATCGCGCTCCTCTTCGGCTGGATCGTCATGCGCGCGTTCGCCATCGGGCGCCGCGCCAGCATGCTCGAGCGCTATTTCTCCTCGCTCGTCGCCCAGGCGATCGGCCTGTGGATCGGCGTGCAGGTGATCATCAACATGGGTGTGAACATGGGGATACTCCCCACCAAGGGCCTGACGCTGCCGCTGCTGTCGTTCGGCGGCAGCGCGCTCGCGGCGACGTGCGTGGCGCTCGCCATCCTGTTGCGGGTCGACTGGGAGAATCGCCAGTTGGCGCGGGGGCTCACGGTATGA
- the murF gene encoding UDP-N-acetylmuramoyl-tripeptide--D-alanyl-D-alanine ligase, whose amino-acid sequence MTLSQAAAAIGGRVHGADVTFARVSTDTRTLQDGDLFVALRGECFDGHAFVAKAGEAGAVAAMVDAQSAVDVQHALPVLVVDDTRLALGRLAAHWRSRFDFPVIALTGSSGKTTVKEMIAAILRVAAGSGDAVLATRGNLNNDIGVPLMLLEMKAGQRYAVIETGMNHAGEIDYLAKLAAPDVVLVTNAGRAHIEYLGSEEAIARAKGEIFEAAPADAVAVINADDRYAPLWRGLAGSRRTIEFGLQGAAVTGTYTLRDLDSEIVLKTPAGVATTTVEAPGVHNVRNALAAAAAAVALDIPVSTIARGLARYRGIKGRLQRKAAANGAVVIDDTYNANPESARAAIDVLGQVAGTRILVLGDMGELGADAPRLHEELGAYARRAGVDRLLALGEHAALTAAAFGGGARHFTKIEELVADVRAALGKDVTVLVKGSRFMKMERVVDSIAADATGGPACS is encoded by the coding sequence ATGACGCTCTCCCAGGCCGCCGCCGCGATCGGTGGGCGCGTGCACGGCGCCGACGTGACCTTCGCGCGCGTCTCGACCGACACCCGCACGCTTCAGGACGGCGACCTCTTCGTCGCGCTGCGCGGCGAGTGCTTCGACGGGCACGCGTTCGTGGCGAAGGCGGGCGAAGCCGGCGCCGTTGCGGCGATGGTCGACGCGCAGAGCGCGGTCGACGTGCAGCACGCGCTGCCGGTGCTCGTCGTCGACGATACGCGTCTCGCCCTCGGCCGCCTCGCCGCGCACTGGCGCAGCCGCTTCGATTTTCCGGTGATCGCGCTCACCGGCAGCAGCGGCAAGACGACGGTGAAGGAGATGATCGCGGCGATCCTGCGTGTAGCGGCCGGATCCGGGGACGCCGTGCTCGCGACGCGCGGCAATCTCAACAACGACATCGGCGTGCCGCTCATGCTGCTCGAGATGAAGGCGGGGCAGCGCTACGCGGTGATCGAGACCGGCATGAATCACGCAGGCGAAATCGACTATCTGGCGAAGCTCGCCGCGCCCGACGTCGTGCTCGTCACCAACGCCGGCCGTGCGCACATCGAATATCTCGGCAGCGAAGAGGCGATCGCGCGCGCCAAGGGCGAGATCTTCGAAGCCGCGCCGGCCGACGCGGTCGCGGTGATCAACGCCGACGATCGCTACGCGCCGCTGTGGCGCGGGCTCGCCGGCTCGCGGCGAACGATCGAGTTCGGCCTGCAGGGCGCAGCGGTCACCGGGACTTACACACTGCGCGACCTCGACAGCGAGATCGTGCTGAAGACGCCCGCCGGCGTAGCGACGACGACCGTCGAGGCGCCGGGCGTGCACAACGTGCGCAATGCGCTCGCGGCCGCGGCCGCGGCGGTCGCCCTCGACATTCCGGTGTCCACGATCGCCCGAGGTCTCGCGCGCTACCGCGGCATCAAGGGGCGGCTCCAGCGCAAGGCCGCGGCGAACGGCGCGGTGGTGATCGACGACACGTACAACGCCAATCCCGAGTCGGCGCGCGCGGCGATCGACGTGCTCGGGCAGGTGGCGGGCACGCGCATCCTCGTGCTCGGCGACATGGGCGAGCTCGGCGCGGATGCGCCGCGGCTGCACGAAGAGCTCGGCGCCTACGCGCGCAGGGCCGGCGTCGATCGACTGCTCGCGCTCGGCGAGCACGCGGCGCTGACCGCGGCTGCGTTCGGCGGCGGGGCGCGGCATTTCACAAAAATAGAAGAGCTCGTCGCCGACGTGCGCGCGGCGCTGGGGAAAGACGTGACGGTACTGGTGAAGGGTTCGAGGTTCATGAAGATGGAGCGCGTCGTCGACTCGATCGCGGCCGACGCCACGGGAGGCCCCGCATGCTCTTAG
- the mraY gene encoding phospho-N-acetylmuramoyl-pentapeptide-transferase, translating to MLLELAQLLAKDIRAFNVFNYITLRAVLACLTALVLSFVVGPAMIRKLTAYKIGQAVRDDGPQTHLTKAGTPTMGGALILVSVIVTSMLWADLTNRLVWVVLVVTVAFGAVGWVDDYRKVVHRNPKGLSAKAKFFWQSVFGLGAAFFLAYSTNLPAQTEFIVPFFKQLAYPLGTIGFIGMTYCVIVGTSNAVNLTDGLDGLAIMPTVMVGSALGVFAYVAGHAVFSKYLGFPYIPGAGELVVISGALAGAGLAFLWFNAYPAEVFMGDVGALALGAALGTMAVIVRQEIVLFIMGGVFVVETLSVMLQVASFKLTGKRIFRMAPLHHHYELKGWKENQVVVRFWIISMMLVLIGLSTLKLR from the coding sequence ATGCTCTTAGAGCTCGCCCAGTTGCTCGCGAAAGACATCCGCGCGTTCAACGTCTTCAACTACATCACGCTGCGCGCGGTGCTCGCGTGCCTGACGGCGCTGGTGCTGTCGTTCGTCGTCGGCCCGGCGATGATCCGCAAGCTCACCGCGTACAAGATCGGCCAGGCGGTGCGCGACGACGGCCCGCAGACCCACCTCACCAAGGCCGGGACGCCGACCATGGGCGGCGCGCTCATCCTCGTGTCGGTCATCGTCACCTCGATGCTCTGGGCGGACCTCACCAACCGCCTGGTGTGGGTCGTGCTGGTCGTGACCGTCGCGTTCGGCGCGGTCGGCTGGGTCGACGACTATCGCAAGGTCGTGCATCGCAATCCCAAGGGGCTTTCGGCGAAAGCGAAGTTCTTCTGGCAGTCGGTGTTCGGCCTCGGCGCGGCGTTCTTCCTCGCGTACTCGACCAACCTGCCGGCGCAGACCGAGTTCATCGTGCCGTTCTTCAAGCAGCTCGCCTATCCGCTCGGGACGATCGGCTTCATCGGCATGACTTACTGCGTGATCGTCGGGACCAGCAACGCGGTCAACCTGACCGACGGTCTCGACGGGCTGGCGATCATGCCGACGGTGATGGTCGGCAGCGCGCTCGGCGTGTTCGCCTACGTCGCGGGTCACGCGGTGTTCTCGAAATATCTCGGCTTTCCGTACATCCCCGGCGCGGGCGAGCTCGTCGTGATCAGCGGCGCGCTCGCAGGGGCGGGCCTCGCGTTCCTCTGGTTCAACGCCTATCCCGCCGAAGTCTTCATGGGCGACGTCGGCGCGCTCGCGCTCGGCGCGGCGCTCGGCACGATGGCGGTGATCGTGCGGCAGGAGATCGTGCTGTTCATCATGGGCGGGGTGTTCGTCGTCGAGACGCTGTCGGTGATGCTGCAGGTCGCCTCGTTCAAGCTCACCGGCAAACGCATCTTCCGCATGGCCCCCCTGCATCACCACTACGAGCTCAAGGGCTGGAAAGAGAACCAGGTGGTGGTGCGGTTCTGGATCATCTCGATGATGCTGGTGCTGATCGGGCTGTCGACGTTGAAGCTGCGGTGA
- the murD gene encoding UDP-N-acetylmuramoyl-L-alanine--D-glutamate ligase: MTDWNNAKVLVLGLGDTGLSMTRWLARRGARVAVADSRAEPPHAKAVRAELPDVSIAAGGFDRALFEGIDAIAISPGIDPREKPIAEAKARGVAMIGDVELFASALARVTSDRGAARPKVIAITGSNGKSTVTAMGGSACRAAGLATVVAGNIGLPVLDAIADIEAGAALPGVFVLELSSFQLETTATLDPDAATVLNVTEDHLDRYDGMDDYAAAKARIFQGGGVQVLNREDARTLAMARPGREVVTFGADAPHGDREWGIAGDALRHGERVLLGIDELPVAGLHNAVNALAALALGSAVGIDPSRMAPGLRTYQGLPHRLEKVAQIRGVTFYDDSKGTNVGATVAALKGMTTPVVLIAGGDGKGQDFSPLAPAVADKARAVVLIGRDGPRIEAELKGGQAPLIRADTFEQAVDRAYGAAQPGDAVLLSPACASYDMFRSYVHRGQVFVELVQALAARERAKP; the protein is encoded by the coding sequence GTGACCGACTGGAACAACGCGAAGGTGCTCGTGCTCGGACTCGGTGATACGGGACTGTCGATGACGCGCTGGCTGGCGCGCCGCGGCGCGCGCGTGGCCGTGGCGGACAGCCGCGCCGAGCCGCCGCACGCGAAGGCGGTGCGCGCGGAGCTGCCGGACGTGTCCATCGCGGCCGGCGGTTTCGATCGCGCGCTGTTCGAAGGCATCGACGCGATCGCGATCAGCCCCGGCATCGACCCGCGTGAGAAGCCGATCGCCGAAGCGAAAGCGCGCGGGGTGGCGATGATCGGCGACGTCGAGCTCTTCGCGTCCGCGCTCGCGCGCGTGACGTCCGATCGCGGCGCGGCGAGGCCCAAAGTCATCGCGATCACCGGCTCCAACGGCAAGAGCACGGTCACCGCGATGGGCGGTTCGGCCTGTCGCGCGGCGGGGCTGGCGACGGTCGTCGCCGGCAACATCGGCCTGCCGGTGCTGGATGCGATCGCGGACATCGAAGCGGGCGCGGCGCTGCCGGGGGTCTTCGTGCTGGAGCTCTCGAGCTTCCAGCTCGAAACCACCGCGACGCTGGATCCCGACGCGGCGACCGTCCTCAACGTGACCGAAGACCATCTCGATCGCTACGACGGCATGGACGATTACGCCGCGGCGAAAGCGCGCATCTTTCAGGGCGGCGGCGTCCAGGTCCTGAACCGCGAAGATGCGCGCACCCTGGCGATGGCACGCCCCGGCCGCGAGGTCGTCACCTTCGGCGCGGACGCGCCGCACGGCGACCGCGAATGGGGCATCGCCGGTGACGCGCTGCGTCACGGCGAGCGTGTCCTGCTGGGCATCGACGAGCTTCCGGTCGCCGGTCTGCACAACGCGGTGAACGCCCTCGCCGCGCTCGCGCTCGGCAGCGCGGTCGGTATCGATCCTTCGCGCATGGCGCCGGGGCTGCGTACGTACCAAGGTCTTCCTCACCGCCTGGAGAAAGTCGCGCAGATCCGCGGCGTCACGTTCTACGACGATTCCAAGGGCACCAACGTCGGCGCGACCGTCGCGGCGCTCAAGGGCATGACCACGCCCGTCGTGCTGATCGCCGGCGGCGACGGCAAAGGCCAGGATTTCTCGCCGCTCGCGCCCGCGGTCGCGGATAAAGCGCGAGCGGTCGTGCTGATCGGCCGCGACGGTCCCCGCATCGAGGCCGAGCTCAAAGGCGGCCAGGCGCCGCTGATTCGCGCCGACACGTTCGAGCAGGCGGTCGATCGGGCTTACGGCGCGGCGCAGCCCGGTGACGCGGTGCTGCTCTCCCCGGCGTGCGCGAGCTACGACATGTTCAGGAGCTACGTGCACCGCGGCCAGGTGTTCGTCGAGCTGGTGCAGGCGCTCGCGGCGCGGGAAAGGGCGAAGCCGTGA